One Aneurinibacillus migulanus genomic region harbors:
- a CDS encoding iron-containing alcohol dehydrogenase yields the protein MINFTLNMPTRIHFGKGEVNRTGDIVAAHAKKALLVTGRSSTKKTGSLDKVITSLNKAGVSYVLFDRIEPNPRATTIDEAGRIAREENCELILALGGGSAMDAAKAIATVALSGRPIHEYIRGSKASKWKELLPITEALPIITIPTLAATGSEANSGAVITNWETREKAGIGGPGLFPKAAILDPELTYTVPANYTADGAADIFTHLYEGYMTGDEHANVQDELTEGLMRNVLIYAKKALDDPKNYEARAHLLWTSTLALIGIAGAGRGGAFPVHAMEHTLSAHYDISHGRGLAIITPAYFEQIILADRPHRLARLARNVFRITEDNDKRAAKAGIEALIHWYKEIGVYDTLQGVGIKREDLRLMADETIRVNGNGTNTIPGTHNMTADEVLSIFEASYE from the coding sequence TTGATAAATTTCACATTAAATATGCCTACCCGTATCCATTTCGGTAAAGGAGAAGTAAATAGAACAGGTGATATCGTCGCAGCTCATGCGAAAAAAGCGTTACTCGTCACCGGCCGTTCTTCAACGAAAAAAACTGGTTCCTTGGATAAAGTCATTACCTCGCTCAATAAGGCAGGCGTAAGCTATGTTCTATTTGATCGCATTGAACCGAATCCCCGCGCCACAACAATCGATGAAGCAGGGCGCATCGCACGCGAAGAAAACTGCGAACTCATCCTCGCACTCGGTGGGGGCTCGGCGATGGATGCAGCAAAAGCTATCGCTACTGTTGCCCTGTCCGGGCGTCCGATTCACGAATACATCCGCGGCAGCAAAGCCAGCAAATGGAAAGAGTTGCTTCCAATTACGGAAGCACTGCCGATTATCACCATTCCCACTCTGGCTGCCACCGGTTCGGAAGCCAATTCAGGCGCGGTCATCACAAACTGGGAGACGAGAGAAAAGGCTGGCATCGGTGGCCCCGGCCTCTTTCCGAAAGCAGCCATCCTCGATCCTGAGCTGACCTACACCGTTCCTGCCAACTATACGGCCGACGGTGCTGCCGACATATTCACCCATCTATATGAAGGCTACATGACCGGCGATGAGCATGCAAATGTTCAGGATGAACTTACAGAAGGACTTATGCGCAATGTTCTTATCTATGCGAAAAAAGCGCTGGATGATCCGAAAAACTATGAAGCACGCGCTCATCTGCTATGGACGAGTACGCTAGCGTTAATTGGCATCGCAGGCGCGGGTCGCGGCGGCGCGTTTCCGGTACACGCCATGGAACATACACTTTCGGCTCACTATGATATTTCGCACGGACGCGGTCTTGCCATTATTACACCCGCTTACTTCGAACAGATCATCCTTGCGGATCGCCCGCACCGTCTGGCTCGCCTCGCACGCAACGTATTCCGCATTACTGAGGACAACGATAAACGGGCGGCAAAAGCCGGCATCGAAGCTCTCATACACTGGTACAAAGAAATCGGGGTGTACGATACGCTGCAAGGCGTCGGCATCAAACGTGAAGACTTGCGTCTGATGGCAGACGAGACCATTCGTGTCAACGGCAACGGTACAAATACAATCCCTGGCACACACAATATGACGGCAGATGAAGTGCTGAGCATTTTTGAAGCGTCATACGAATAA
- a CDS encoding NAD(P)/FAD-dependent oxidoreductase — protein sequence MGEKADVIIVGGGVIGSSIAYNLLRDGYEGKVMVFEKDRVYEYASTPRSAGGIRQLFTTDINIQLSRFSLQFYQTFAETMSVDGEKAEIDFKQRGYLFLGTDKIMPRLEAHTRIQHKYGVPSQLLEAHELTRIIPELNVEDLAGGLYCAEDGYLDPYSVMQGYIRYAKKLGAEYVYENVDEIMTARGRVTGVRLVNGKRYEAPVVVNCAGAWAPALSEKAGLPLPVVPLPRQIFQFDIGDSLQQYLPLTIDPTGVYFRHEGEKFIAGYSPETEPGYRFQWQRSNFVEEIWPIIAYRVPKFEQAKVERGWAGLYDFNTKDHNAILGKHPDMGGYYVAFGFSGHGMQQAPAVGVGMSELIRTGAYQTLDLTPLRVERFKENQLIIEDAIV from the coding sequence ATGGGAGAAAAAGCGGATGTGATTATTGTCGGAGGAGGTGTTATTGGCTCAAGCATTGCGTACAATTTGCTTCGTGACGGGTACGAAGGGAAAGTTATGGTGTTCGAGAAGGATAGGGTGTATGAATATGCCTCAACGCCACGTAGTGCAGGAGGCATCCGGCAGTTATTCACCACAGATATTAATATTCAATTAAGCCGGTTCAGCCTACAATTCTATCAGACATTTGCGGAGACAATGAGCGTAGATGGTGAAAAGGCAGAAATTGATTTTAAGCAACGGGGCTATCTTTTTCTCGGTACAGACAAGATAATGCCACGTCTTGAGGCGCATACGAGAATTCAGCATAAATATGGCGTACCTTCTCAGTTGCTAGAGGCACATGAGCTTACTCGTATCATTCCTGAATTGAACGTAGAAGATTTGGCGGGAGGGCTGTATTGTGCTGAAGATGGATACCTGGATCCGTATTCGGTTATGCAAGGCTATATTCGTTACGCCAAAAAGCTGGGTGCAGAATACGTCTACGAGAATGTAGATGAAATAATGACGGCACGTGGACGAGTCACAGGCGTCCGCCTGGTGAATGGAAAGAGATACGAGGCCCCAGTGGTTGTGAATTGTGCGGGGGCTTGGGCACCGGCACTAAGTGAAAAGGCGGGATTGCCTTTGCCGGTCGTTCCATTGCCTCGCCAGATTTTTCAGTTTGATATAGGAGATTCGCTACAACAGTACTTACCGCTTACGATTGATCCAACGGGTGTATACTTCCGGCATGAAGGAGAGAAGTTTATCGCAGGATACTCGCCGGAAACGGAACCGGGATACCGCTTTCAGTGGCAGCGTTCGAATTTCGTAGAGGAAATCTGGCCGATTATCGCTTATCGGGTTCCAAAATTTGAGCAGGCCAAGGTGGAACGGGGATGGGCAGGATTATACGATTTCAATACGAAAGATCATAATGCTATTCTTGGCAAGCATCCTGATATGGGAGGATATTATGTGGCCTTCGGCTTTAGCGGACACGGCATGCAGCAAGCACCAGCCGTTGGGGTCGGCATGTCGGAGCTGATACGGACCGGTGCCTACCAGACACTGGATTTGACGCCACTTCGCGTGGAGCGATTTAAAGAAAATCAGCTGATTATCGAGGATGCAATCGTCTGA
- the tkt gene encoding transketolase, with translation MSNKTLEQVAVNTIRILSVEAIEKAKSGHPGLPMGAAPMAYALWVKFMNHNPANPAWINRDRFVLSAGHGSMLLYSLLHLTGYDVSLDDLQNFRQWGSRTPGHPEYGHTPGVEATTGPLGQGIGMSVGMAMAERHLAATYNRDGHEVIDHYTYALCGDGDLMEGVAAEAASLAGHLKLGRLIVLYDSNDISLDGELSYAFSESVAKRFDSYGWQVLRVDEGNDVEAISRAIVEAQQETERPTLIEVRTMIGFGSPNKGGKSAAHGAPLGVDEIKLVREAYGWEHELFEFPDEVREHFAEVKTNGQQKEKEWQKMFEAYKKEYPELAEQFERSIRGELPADWEASLPSFTPADGKIATREASGKAINALAKSVPFFLGGSADLASSNKTTIKDEKDFKPGQYEGRNIWFGVREHAMAAAMNGMMLHGGVKVYGGTFLVFVDYLRPALRLSALMGLPAIYVLTHDSIAVGEDGPTHEPVEHVPSLRVIPNLTVLRPADANETVAAYRHAVGYSKGPVAMILSRQGLPILEGTKEKAKESVARGAYVLSESDGTPDLLLLASGSEVSLAVAAKQKLEEKGHNVRVVSMPSWELFEQQSQSYKDEVLPPTVKARLAIEMTHPLGWERYVGEQGKVLGIAKFGASAPGEKIMEEYGFTTDYVVTLAESIVNK, from the coding sequence ATGAGCAATAAAACGCTAGAACAGGTCGCAGTTAATACCATTCGCATTCTCTCGGTTGAAGCCATTGAAAAAGCAAAATCTGGCCACCCTGGCCTGCCGATGGGAGCAGCCCCGATGGCATATGCGCTTTGGGTAAAATTTATGAATCACAATCCGGCTAACCCAGCTTGGATAAACCGCGACCGATTCGTCCTATCAGCTGGTCATGGCTCGATGCTTCTATACAGCCTGCTTCACTTGACTGGATATGATGTGTCACTTGATGATTTGCAGAATTTCCGCCAGTGGGGCAGCCGTACGCCTGGCCATCCGGAATACGGGCATACGCCAGGCGTGGAAGCGACTACGGGTCCGCTTGGTCAGGGTATCGGCATGTCGGTCGGAATGGCTATGGCGGAGCGCCATCTCGCCGCCACATACAATCGGGACGGACATGAGGTAATTGATCATTATACGTACGCTTTGTGTGGTGACGGTGATTTGATGGAAGGAGTCGCAGCCGAGGCAGCGTCTCTTGCCGGTCATCTCAAGCTCGGCCGTCTAATTGTGCTGTATGATTCTAATGATATTAGCTTGGACGGTGAATTGAGCTATGCGTTCTCGGAGAGTGTGGCGAAACGCTTCGATTCGTACGGCTGGCAAGTGTTGCGCGTTGATGAGGGCAATGATGTAGAGGCTATCTCACGTGCTATCGTGGAGGCACAGCAGGAAACGGAGCGTCCGACACTTATTGAAGTGAGAACCATGATTGGATTCGGCAGCCCGAATAAGGGAGGCAAATCGGCCGCCCATGGTGCTCCGCTTGGCGTTGATGAAATTAAGCTTGTGCGCGAAGCGTACGGCTGGGAGCATGAACTGTTTGAATTCCCTGATGAAGTGCGTGAACATTTTGCCGAGGTAAAAACGAACGGGCAACAAAAGGAAAAAGAATGGCAAAAAATGTTTGAAGCGTATAAAAAGGAGTACCCTGAGCTCGCTGAACAGTTCGAGCGTTCTATACGTGGAGAGCTGCCTGCGGATTGGGAAGCGTCCCTTCCGTCCTTCACTCCGGCAGATGGCAAAATCGCAACACGAGAAGCATCGGGTAAGGCGATTAACGCACTGGCGAAGAGTGTTCCATTCTTCCTCGGTGGCTCGGCAGACTTGGCTTCATCCAATAAAACAACGATTAAAGATGAAAAAGATTTCAAGCCTGGGCAGTATGAAGGACGTAACATCTGGTTCGGTGTACGGGAGCATGCGATGGCAGCGGCCATGAACGGGATGATGCTGCATGGCGGTGTGAAGGTGTACGGTGGAACCTTCCTCGTCTTCGTCGATTATTTGCGCCCGGCACTACGTCTGTCTGCATTGATGGGGCTTCCGGCGATTTATGTATTGACACATGATAGCATTGCGGTCGGCGAAGACGGACCCACACACGAACCAGTTGAGCATGTTCCTTCGCTGCGCGTTATTCCGAATTTGACTGTACTACGTCCGGCGGACGCGAACGAAACAGTAGCCGCATACCGCCACGCAGTCGGCTACAGCAAAGGTCCTGTGGCTATGATTCTCTCCCGCCAGGGTTTGCCGATACTGGAGGGCACGAAGGAGAAGGCGAAAGAATCTGTTGCTCGCGGTGCATATGTACTATCCGAGTCAGACGGTACACCGGATTTGCTTCTGCTTGCCTCCGGTTCAGAAGTTAGTTTGGCCGTAGCGGCCAAGCAGAAGCTTGAAGAAAAGGGCCACAACGTGCGAGTTGTCAGCATGCCAAGCTGGGAGTTGTTCGAGCAGCAGTCGCAGTCGTACAAAGACGAAGTGTTGCCGCCCACAGTCAAGGCACGTCTTGCTATTGAGATGACACATCCGCTTGGCTGGGAGCGTTACGTTGGTGAACAAGGAAAGGTGCTTGGCATTGCCAAGTTTGGTGCATCCGCTCCGGGTGAGAAGATTATGGAGGAATACGGATTTACGACGGATTATGTCGTTACACTTGCAGAAAGCATAGTGAACAAATAA
- the ilvA gene encoding threonine ammonia-lyase, translated as MVTIEGIRQAMETLKPVIRYTPLDYSTTFSELAGNQLYLKLENLQKTGSFKVRGAYNKIASLSLDEKARGVVAASAGNHAQGVAFSSTQAGIPSMIVMPEGAPLSKVQATKKYGAQVILQGQSFDEALEKAFKLQKETGATFLHPFDDPRVIEGQGTLGLEVLEQLPDVDAIICPVGGGGLIAGIAACVKTIAPHVKVYGVEAAACASMTASLNEKQPMSVTSTGTIADGIAVKKPGSLTYELVEKYVDDVFLAEDIEISRTMLYLLERSKLLVEGSGASALVPLLYRRMPLKNKKIAVILSGGNVDVTFMSRIIEHGLIESGRYVRIVTTVQDKPGNLNRLLAILAEERANIISIHHHRISPRIVPGQAEVEVELETNDQAHIERIAKRLIREGYPVDERL; from the coding sequence ATGGTTACCATCGAAGGCATCCGCCAGGCCATGGAAACGCTGAAACCAGTCATACGTTATACACCGCTCGACTATTCGACTACATTCAGTGAACTGGCCGGCAATCAATTGTATTTAAAGCTTGAAAACCTGCAAAAGACCGGTTCCTTTAAAGTACGGGGAGCCTATAACAAAATCGCTTCACTAAGCTTGGATGAAAAAGCACGCGGGGTCGTTGCAGCTTCAGCGGGCAATCACGCACAAGGCGTGGCCTTCAGTAGTACACAGGCCGGTATTCCAAGCATGATTGTCATGCCTGAAGGCGCCCCTCTCAGCAAAGTCCAGGCCACTAAAAAATATGGCGCGCAGGTTATCCTGCAAGGACAATCATTCGACGAAGCACTTGAAAAAGCGTTCAAACTCCAAAAAGAAACCGGAGCCACCTTTCTCCATCCGTTCGATGATCCTCGTGTGATTGAAGGGCAGGGCACGCTCGGGCTCGAAGTGCTTGAGCAGTTGCCTGATGTGGATGCCATTATCTGTCCGGTCGGCGGAGGTGGGCTCATCGCCGGTATCGCCGCTTGTGTAAAAACCATTGCACCCCATGTAAAGGTGTATGGAGTAGAAGCGGCCGCTTGCGCAAGTATGACGGCTTCCCTGAATGAGAAGCAGCCCATGTCCGTAACCAGTACCGGGACAATTGCAGACGGAATCGCCGTCAAAAAGCCCGGCTCTCTAACATATGAGCTGGTGGAAAAGTACGTAGATGATGTATTTTTGGCAGAGGATATCGAAATTTCGCGTACGATGCTGTACTTGCTCGAACGCAGCAAGCTCCTGGTCGAAGGTTCCGGTGCTTCGGCGCTTGTCCCGCTTTTGTACCGAAGAATGCCGCTCAAGAATAAGAAAATCGCCGTCATTCTAAGTGGCGGAAACGTCGATGTTACTTTCATGTCGCGCATTATCGAGCATGGTCTGATCGAATCCGGCCGCTATGTGCGAATCGTGACGACCGTCCAAGATAAGCCAGGTAATCTAAACCGTCTGCTAGCTATCCTCGCGGAAGAGCGAGCCAATATCATCTCCATACATCATCACCGGATCAGCCCGCGCATCGTGCCTGGACAGGCGGAAGTAGAAGTAGAGCTGGAGACAAACGATCAGGCTCATATTGAACGCATCGCAAAACGCTTAATACGCGAAGGCTATCCCGTAGACGAACGACTATAA
- a CDS encoding DUF2179 domain-containing protein: MSKDKRVLYTGEGKAVEQLLIIFTINIVYVSFFTIRMIMVMKGQKLLASFISTIEVFIYLMGLSLVLDSLDNPFNLAAYCIGWGTGVYMGSKIEEMLALGYVTVQIVLDSAHNDISRVLREKGYGVTSWEANGKDGQRVVMNVLAKRRNEKKLYDTIKELAPKAFVISYEPKFFHGGFWTKRITK, from the coding sequence ATGTCAAAAGACAAACGTGTGTTATACACAGGGGAGGGCAAAGCGGTGGAACAGCTGCTTATCATTTTCACTATTAACATCGTATATGTATCGTTTTTTACGATTCGGATGATTATGGTGATGAAGGGGCAGAAGTTGCTGGCATCATTCATCAGTACGATAGAGGTTTTTATTTATTTGATGGGACTCTCGCTTGTACTGGATAGTTTAGACAATCCATTTAACCTAGCTGCCTACTGTATTGGATGGGGTACGGGTGTATATATGGGGAGTAAAATTGAAGAGATGCTGGCGCTCGGCTATGTAACAGTGCAGATTGTACTTGATTCAGCGCACAATGATATCAGTCGGGTACTGCGCGAGAAGGGCTATGGCGTAACGAGTTGGGAAGCGAACGGAAAAGACGGTCAACGCGTTGTTATGAATGTGCTGGCTAAGCGAAGAAATGAGAAAAAGCTGTATGATACAATCAAGGAATTAGCGCCGAAAGCGTTCGTTATCTCATATGAGCCGAAGTTTTTCCATGGCGGCTTTTGGACGAAGCGAATTACTAAGTAA
- a CDS encoding amino acid permease — protein sequence MEKRTQLQKQLKTRHVTMITIGGIIGAGIFVGSGAVIYSTGPAAVISYLLAGVLAMFVARMLGEMATANPHAGSFSEHVRLALGNWGGFAVGWLYWYFWVIAVAAEAVGAAGILHYWLPDIPVWIISLGLLVILTATNIFSVRSFGEIEFWFASIKVTAIILFLILGLAYVLGLWPDKMLSFENLTTHGGFAPHGIASIFQGIVPVMFAVIGTEIVTITAAESEKPKEAIAKAIKSVIWRILLFYVGSIFIITCVLPWNNAEIMSSPYVNVLKILGIPGADQIMNIVVLTALLSCLNSGLYISSRMLFGLANRGDAPRLFLSLNRNGVPVKAILFGTVFGYLAIIAAYFSPDLVFKFLITSSGAVVLFVYLLIAIAQLRMRARLEKEKSELQVRMWAYPYLTYLTILSIVAVLVLMATNSEMVSQLIMSLVSLVIVLIIYGIRHQKYSKSEVKPSNTNELLEKIEM from the coding sequence ATGGAAAAAAGAACACAACTTCAGAAACAATTAAAAACCAGACATGTTACGATGATTACCATTGGTGGGATCATCGGTGCTGGTATTTTTGTGGGGAGTGGGGCTGTCATTTATTCCACTGGACCAGCTGCTGTTATTAGCTATCTTCTAGCTGGTGTATTAGCCATGTTTGTAGCACGTATGCTTGGTGAAATGGCTACTGCTAACCCACATGCTGGTTCCTTTTCAGAACATGTCCGATTGGCGTTAGGAAATTGGGGCGGGTTCGCAGTTGGATGGTTGTACTGGTACTTCTGGGTTATTGCCGTCGCAGCCGAAGCTGTAGGAGCAGCAGGTATTTTACATTATTGGTTACCTGATATTCCAGTTTGGATAATAAGCTTGGGCTTGTTGGTCATCTTAACGGCTACCAATATCTTTTCCGTACGATCCTTTGGTGAGATTGAATTCTGGTTCGCGTCTATTAAGGTGACGGCTATCATCTTATTTTTGATTTTAGGGTTGGCCTATGTATTAGGATTATGGCCTGACAAAATGCTTAGTTTTGAAAATTTAACCACTCATGGTGGATTTGCGCCACACGGTATTGCCTCTATCTTTCAAGGGATTGTACCCGTTATGTTTGCAGTTATTGGTACGGAAATCGTCACGATTACCGCAGCAGAGTCAGAGAAACCTAAAGAAGCCATTGCGAAGGCAATTAAATCTGTTATTTGGAGAATTTTACTTTTTTATGTCGGTTCCATATTTATTATCACTTGCGTTTTACCTTGGAATAATGCAGAAATTATGAGCAGTCCTTATGTAAACGTTCTCAAGATCCTTGGCATTCCTGGCGCAGACCAAATTATGAACATCGTGGTGCTGACTGCCCTGCTTTCCTGCCTAAATTCAGGATTATATATTTCTTCGAGAATGTTGTTTGGATTGGCTAATAGAGGAGATGCCCCTCGTCTGTTTCTCTCTCTTAATCGAAACGGTGTACCCGTTAAGGCCATTCTCTTTGGAACCGTTTTTGGTTATCTGGCGATCATTGCAGCCTATTTTTCGCCTGATCTAGTATTCAAGTTTCTCATTACCTCAAGTGGGGCTGTAGTATTGTTCGTCTACTTGTTGATCGCTATTGCACAGCTTCGTATGCGTGCCCGTTTGGAAAAAGAAAAGTCGGAGCTACAGGTACGAATGTGGGCGTATCCTTATTTGACTTATTTGACCATTCTAAGTATTGTAGCGGTACTCGTTTTGATGGCTACCAACTCAGAAATGGTCTCCCAATTAATAATGAGTTTGGTTTCTCTTGTAATTGTATTAATTATATACGGAATACGGCATCAAAAATATTCAAAGTCAGAGGTGAAACCTTCTAATACCAATGAGTTATTAGAAAAAATCGAAATGTAA
- a CDS encoding HRDC domain-containing protein, translating into MSVLRQLIHVETYERGTEIAKLALYERDGEYKLVRYAVAIDGEEENYLLYSGANLQTAFMKLDGEKRLLRFTEYAPIHPAEPVMTRADWNKDMLALAQSYYSPDALGLLREWRKRIADAMNVAPYMVLEDKVLFLLATFMPQTKEEFLSLPHCGEKRWEQYGAELLALLRGQAPAFYIPSAVLEGAQPVRTQKQERQVKLLTRLQEETPELEELARELDVSVNTVIGYLEKLVEDGYDIEAYVAFLTREVPYSEISAVIDSVGADKLKPIYLELNGDVPPYEAQISYHQIRLALVRKKMEQASVG; encoded by the coding sequence GTGAGTGTATTGCGTCAATTAATTCATGTAGAAACGTATGAAAGAGGAACCGAAATTGCAAAGCTTGCCTTATATGAACGAGATGGTGAATATAAGCTTGTACGTTATGCGGTGGCAATCGATGGCGAGGAAGAGAACTACTTGCTGTACAGCGGAGCAAATCTACAGACAGCGTTTATGAAGCTAGATGGAGAGAAGCGGCTGCTCCGCTTTACAGAGTATGCACCTATCCATCCTGCCGAGCCGGTGATGACGCGCGCGGATTGGAATAAGGATATGCTGGCGCTGGCACAGAGCTATTACAGTCCAGATGCGTTAGGACTGCTAAGAGAGTGGCGGAAGCGAATAGCGGATGCCATGAACGTAGCCCCGTACATGGTACTTGAAGACAAAGTGCTATTTCTGCTGGCTACCTTTATGCCGCAGACGAAAGAAGAGTTTCTCAGCTTGCCGCATTGCGGTGAGAAGCGGTGGGAACAGTATGGGGCTGAGTTGCTGGCTTTGCTGCGTGGGCAGGCGCCCGCTTTTTACATCCCATCCGCCGTTCTGGAAGGAGCACAGCCTGTTCGCACTCAGAAGCAGGAACGGCAAGTTAAGCTGTTGACTCGTCTGCAAGAAGAGACACCGGAGCTAGAAGAACTGGCACGTGAATTGGATGTTTCAGTTAATACGGTGATAGGTTATTTGGAAAAACTTGTTGAAGACGGATATGATATCGAAGCGTATGTAGCGTTTTTGACGCGCGAGGTGCCTTATTCCGAAATTTCCGCCGTTATCGACAGTGTAGGAGCAGACAAGCTGAAGCCGATTTATCTGGAATTAAACGGTGACGTACCGCCGTATGAAGCTCAGATTTCATATCATCAAATCCGACTTGCCCTCGTAAGAAAGAAGATGGAACAAGCATCGGTCGGGTGA
- a CDS encoding CdaR family transcriptional regulator, translated as MVLKHIAQHVAENTTEILGHPISITDDKGYIIGATDRSRLGTFHQASLDVLRQNRMVSYDANQTRHLSNVLPGVASPIIFNNKPIGVLGVVGDPLEVKKYVQLVKSHVEMMYQESFKQELVVLESKTLDMLVQYVLHFDNEDEAEHVMKYGEMLGYRLDIHRVCLLITIDGLKTQLSRQQEEQDAFSLPHAQQELLDYAQRIFYNHAQDIVSPLNLEQILVLKAVEPCITEKELHTCTTDQLERFNQYLKRRHKLDASVAIGDIQQGVEGIAESYRNAVKTLTAGRKLDTPLRIYDYNDWRITLELLSREIPSFIQDKLFSMLDRFLTYDNFDTLAHTFLTYCACGLNMSETARMLFIHRNTLVYRLDKIGELTSLDVTSFEHCLLLYIAVKNRTQLSAP; from the coding sequence ATGGTATTAAAGCATATTGCTCAACACGTAGCAGAAAACACAACCGAAATTCTGGGCCATCCGATTAGTATTACTGACGACAAAGGCTATATCATCGGCGCGACCGATCGTTCACGCCTAGGCACATTTCATCAAGCATCACTGGACGTACTCAGACAGAATCGTATGGTCTCATATGACGCTAATCAGACCAGGCACTTGTCCAATGTGCTGCCCGGTGTTGCTTCTCCCATCATCTTTAATAATAAGCCGATCGGCGTGCTTGGTGTCGTCGGCGATCCGTTGGAGGTTAAGAAATACGTTCAACTCGTTAAAAGTCACGTAGAGATGATGTATCAAGAATCCTTCAAACAAGAACTTGTTGTTCTGGAGTCGAAAACGCTGGATATGCTTGTACAGTATGTACTGCACTTCGACAATGAAGATGAGGCAGAGCATGTTATGAAGTATGGGGAAATGCTAGGCTACCGTCTGGATATTCACCGGGTTTGCCTGTTGATTACAATAGACGGGCTTAAGACACAGCTTTCCAGACAGCAAGAAGAGCAGGACGCGTTTTCACTTCCGCATGCGCAGCAGGAGCTGCTCGATTACGCACAGCGAATCTTCTACAATCATGCACAGGATATCGTCAGCCCATTAAACCTGGAACAAATCCTTGTGCTAAAAGCTGTGGAACCGTGTATCACCGAAAAAGAACTGCACACCTGCACTACAGATCAGTTAGAAAGATTCAATCAGTACCTGAAGCGTCGGCACAAGTTAGATGCTTCGGTTGCCATCGGTGATATTCAACAAGGTGTGGAAGGGATTGCTGAATCGTATCGCAACGCGGTAAAAACGCTCACCGCCGGGAGAAAGCTCGATACACCTCTAAGAATTTATGACTATAATGACTGGCGTATTACATTGGAACTGCTCTCCCGGGAAATTCCTTCTTTCATCCAGGACAAGCTGTTCTCCATGCTGGACCGGTTTCTTACATACGATAACTTCGATACACTGGCTCATACCTTTCTTACGTATTGCGCGTGTGGGCTGAATATGAGCGAAACGGCACGTATGCTGTTTATTCACCGCAATACGCTCGTTTATCGGCTTGATAAGATAGGCGAACTTACCTCGCTTGATGTCACTTCTTTTGAACACTGTCTACTTCTGTATATAGCCGTTAAAAACCGCACACAACTGTCGGCTCCATAA